From Elephas maximus indicus isolate mEleMax1 chromosome 25, mEleMax1 primary haplotype, whole genome shotgun sequence, the proteins below share one genomic window:
- the WFDC10A gene encoding WAP four-disulfide core domain protein 10A codes for MAPRALLPILLLCVLLLQVQGGPHNRHQRTQLKSQGLVEIQACEKRPSIHLCSRLCEYHQECQANNICCSTFCGNICMSLL; via the exons ATGGCACCCCGGGCTCTGCTGCCCATCCTGCTCTTGTGTGTGCTGCTGCTGCAGGTCCAGGGAGGACCCCACAACCGCCaccagaggacccagctaa AATCACAGGGACTTGTAGAAATCCAGGCCTGTGAGAAGCGGCCGAGTATACATCTGTGCAGTCGCCTCTGTGAATATCACCAGGAGTGTCAAGCCAATAACATATGCTGCTCAACCTTCTGCGGAAACATCTGCATGAGCCTCCTGTGA